The nucleotide window CCTCGGACATGCTGCTGATCAGGATTCGGCAGGTGCTTCTTCCGCGTTCTCGTCGCCAGATTCGGCTTCGGCTGCAGCCTTAGCTTCGGCTTCCGCTGCTGCTTTGGCTTCAGCAGCCTCCTTGGCTGCTTGCTTGGCATCGGCTTCACGCTTCGCCGCCTGCTTGAGCTTGCCGACAATCTCAGCCGGACGCACCGTTTTCTCGATCAAGCCACCCTTCTCGAGCAGAGTGCGCACCGCATCGGTGGGCTGGGCACCCTGCCCCAAACGCTCACGCAGCGCTTCGGCATCGAGACGGGTCTCCTTGGTACGGGGGTTGTAGTACCCGAGCTCCTGTAGGGGGCGTCCGTCGCGGCGGGAAGTGCTGTTGCACGCCACAAGGCGGAAGCTCGCTTCCCGCTTCTTACCGAACCGCTTCAGGCGGAGCTTGATCATCGTGGCGCTTGCTGAGGTGGAAACAATCGGCGCAGGTGAAACGAGCGCCAAACAACCAACTTACCTTGTCGGGGGATCAGAGCTGCCCGAAACCTTTTTTCTTCTTGACCGGACGCTGCCGGCGAGGGGTTCCGCCCCCGCGCCCAGCCTGTCCCGTCGGCATTCCACCCGGCATCCCGGGCATACCGCCACCCATGCCGGGCATACCGCCACCCATCCCAGGGAATCCGCCCATTCCAGGCATGCCTCCGCCTTGGGTCATCTGCTGCATGAAGCCACGCATCTTCTGGAAATCCGCCAGCACCTTGTCCACATCGGCGGGCTGGTGACCACTTCCCCGGGCAATCCGGCGGCGACGGGACGGCTGACCAGCCAGCAGATCGGGATTCTCCCGTTCCTGCTGTGTCATGGAACCGATCATCGCTTCGATCTTCTTCAACTGCTGCTCGCCCTGCTTGAGCATGCCGTCATCGATTTTGTTCATCCCCGGGATCATCTTCATCAGGCCACCCAGCGATCCCATGCGCTTGATCAGGCGCATTTGCTGCACGAAATCTGAGAAGTCGAACGTGGCTTCCTGCAGCTTTTTCTGCATCTTTTCGACATCAGCCAGCTCCACCTCCTTCTGAGCTTTCTCCACCAGGGTCAGCACATCGCCCATACCGAGGATGCGACTGGCCATCCGCTCCGGGTGGAAGGGCTGCAGAGCCTCCACCTTTTCGCCCGTTCCGATGAACTTGATCGGCTGGCCG belongs to Synechococcus sp. WH 7805 and includes:
- the rpsP gene encoding 30S ribosomal protein S16, which gives rise to MIKLRLKRFGKKREASFRLVACNSTSRRDGRPLQELGYYNPRTKETRLDAEALRERLGQGAQPTDAVRTLLEKGGLIEKTVRPAEIVGKLKQAAKREADAKQAAKEAAEAKAAAEAEAKAAAEAESGDENAEEAPAES